The Sulfurimonas sp. HSL-1716 sequence GCAATATCGATCCTTGGTTCTTATATCAGATCGAAGAGATAATCAAGTCCGAAAAAGAGATCGCCGATACGATCCTGACGTATGAACCACATTTGAGAAAAGTGAAAAGCGACGGTTTCTCAGATGCCAAGATCGCACAACTGATCCATAAAAACTCTAAGGTAAAAGTAAGTGAAAACGATGTTTACGCTGCTAGAAAAGCCTTGGGAATAAATCTGGAATACAACGAAGTAGACACCTGTGCGGCAGAGTTCGAGGCGCTTACCCCGTATCTTTACTCTACCACAAATATCTCGAAACTGCCGAATGTAAGTCCCCGCCAGAGCAATAAAAAGAAAGTCCTCATCGTCGGCGGCGGACCAAACAGAATCGGTCAGGGTATCGAGTTTGACTACTGCTGTGTCCATGCTGCTTTCGCGCTTAAAGAGATGGATATCGAGACCATCATGTACAACTGTAATCCAGAAACGGTCTCGACCGATTACGATACTTCGGACGTCCTTTACTTCGAGCCGATCGATTTCGAACACGTAAGAGAAGTCATCGATAACGAAAAACCAGACGGGATCATAGTGCATTTCGGCGGACAGACCCCGCTTAAACTTGCAAACGCTCTGACAAACATCGGTGCAAACATCTCCGGAACTCCTGCTTCGGTCATCGACCTTGCCGAGGATAGGGAGAAATTCTCAGAATTCGTTATCAGAAACGGTCTAAAACAGCCCCAAAACGGTCTTGCCCGTACAAAAGAGGAGTCTTATCTCATCGCTCAAAAACTCGGCTACCCAGTTCTTGTCCGCCCGTCATACGTTCTTGGCGGACGCGGTATGCGCATCGTCTACGGTGAAGACGAACTGAGAAAATATATGGATCTTGCTGTATCTGTAAGCAACGACGCTCCCGTACTTATTGACAAATTTCTGGATCAGGCGATAGAACTTGACGTCGATGCTATCTGTGACGGCTTTGAAGTCTATATCGGCTCTGTTATGCAGCATATCGAAGAAGCGGGCATCCACTCCGGAGACAGCGCTTGTTCGCTTCCTCCCGTAACACTTAGCGAAGAGCTGATCAGACAAGTGGAAGAGCAGACAAAAACTATAGCTTTGGGTCTTGGAGTACGCGGACTCATGAACGTTCAGTATGCGATTTATGAGGGTGAGATTTATCTTATCGAAGTAAATCCTCGTGCATCTCGCACCGTACCGTTTGTCAGCAAAGCAACGGGCATACCTTTGGCAAAGGTCGCTACCCGTGTCATGATGGGAGAAACCTTGAGAAGTTCGTTGAAATATTACGATAAATTCGATGTGGTATTCTATGAAAACGGTGTCTTAAAACCGAAACTAAAAAACCATATCGCCGTCAAAGAAGCGGTTTTCCCGTTCAACAAACTTTACGGTGCAGATCTGGTACTGAGTCCTGAGATGAAATCTACGGGCGAGGTCATGGGTATCAGTAAAAACTTCGGTATCAGTTTTGCAAAAGCGCAGCTGGCAGCAGGAAACAAGATCCCTGCAAGCGGAACGGCATTCCTCTCTTTCATAGATATGGATAAAAAACATGCTCCCGAGATCGCAAAAGGTCTTATAGCGCATGGATTTAAGCTTGTAGCAACCCGCGGGACGGCTCAGATCATCAATGAAGCGGGGTTAGAGTGCGAAACGGTTCTAAAGATCTCAGAAGGCCGCCCAAACATAGAAGACAGTATGAAAAACGGAGAGATAACGGTTGCCATTAACACTTCCGACAACAATACGTCTAAAAAAGACGCTATAGTCATCCGTCAGGAAGTCCTGCGCCGCAACATTCCGTACTTCACGACACTGAGCGCTACCCGTGCCATGCTGGCCGCACTCAGCGAGATGAAAAACAACAGCGCCTGGAACGAACCGCAGTCGCTTCAGGATTTTTTATCTTAAAATGTCCGTTCTCTTAGCACAAACAGATACTACTGTCGGATTTTTATCCAATGATGCTAAGAGTCTTGAAAAGTTAAAATCACGTCCTCCAAAAAAGCAGTTCTTAAAGGTCTATCCGTCATTCAAAGAGTTTAAAAAAAACGGTAACAGAGTCCCTCAAAAATATAAGAACCTTGTCAGACGTGCAGAAAAAACCACCTTTATCATCAAAGGCAGGGCTTCTAGGATCGTAAAAGATCCTCTCCATTTAAAGCTTTTAAAAAAATACTCTTGGCTGTACTCAACCTCGGCAAATAAAAGCGGATATGGTTTTGATAAAGAATTCTGCATAACAAAAAGCGATATAATCATAGAGGATCACAGAGGGTTGAAAGAGGAGACGCCGTCTTCTCTTTACAGACTCAATAATGTCAAGTCCAGGAGGTTGAGATGATACGTTTTTTACAAGCTTTGTTAACAGGTGTTTTCTTTACGTTTATCTATGATTTTTTTATCTTTTTGGGAATCTTTCAAAACTATATAAAAAAATATGATATAGACCTTTATTACAACATCCTTTTTGCAGACCATCAAAACTTTTTCATATTTGCTTTATTTACGCTTATGCTCGGCGCGGTAATAGTCTACTTAGACAATATAAAAGTATCTATTATTATAATTTCGACACTGTTTGTTTTATCGCTTTTGCCGCTTGTACCTTCGATCGGCG is a genomic window containing:
- the carB gene encoding carbamoyl-phosphate synthase large subunit — translated: MPKRTDIKTILLIGSGPIIIGQACEFDYSGTQAVKTLKELGYRVVLINSNPATIMTDPEFADRTYIEPIKEDIIAEIIKKEKVDAILPTMGGQTALNAAMSMYEKGMLEGIEFLGANPSAIKKGEDRQAFKEAMQKLGMDLPYSRYAYNIDEAISAAEEIGFPIIIRASFTLAGGGSGVAYNIDEFKTLAARGLAESPVNEILIEESLLGWKEYEMEVIRDRADNCIIVCSIENFDPMGVHTGDSITVAPALTLTDKEYQRMRDASFAILREIGVDTGGSNVQFSVNPQSGRMIVIEMNPRVSRSSALASKATGYPIAKVATLLAVGFTLDEIENDITGTPAAFEPVIDYIVTKIPRFTFEKFPEAESTLSTSMKSVGEVMAIGRTFKESVQKALCSLETGLSGFDEIKVDDETMLHEIRRPNADRILYVAEAFRRGMSVEQIFDACNIDPWFLYQIEEIIKSEKEIADTILTYEPHLRKVKSDGFSDAKIAQLIHKNSKVKVSENDVYAARKALGINLEYNEVDTCAAEFEALTPYLYSTTNISKLPNVSPRQSNKKKVLIVGGGPNRIGQGIEFDYCCVHAAFALKEMDIETIMYNCNPETVSTDYDTSDVLYFEPIDFEHVREVIDNEKPDGIIVHFGGQTPLKLANALTNIGANISGTPASVIDLAEDREKFSEFVIRNGLKQPQNGLARTKEESYLIAQKLGYPVLVRPSYVLGGRGMRIVYGEDELRKYMDLAVSVSNDAPVLIDKFLDQAIELDVDAICDGFEVYIGSVMQHIEEAGIHSGDSACSLPPVTLSEELIRQVEEQTKTIALGLGVRGLMNVQYAIYEGEIYLIEVNPRASRTVPFVSKATGIPLAKVATRVMMGETLRSSLKYYDKFDVVFYENGVLKPKLKNHIAVKEAVFPFNKLYGADLVLSPEMKSTGEVMGISKNFGISFAKAQLAAGNKIPASGTAFLSFIDMDKKHAPEIAKGLIAHGFKLVATRGTAQIINEAGLECETVLKISEGRPNIEDSMKNGEITVAINTSDNNTSKKDAIVIRQEVLRRNIPYFTTLSATRAMLAALSEMKNNSAWNEPQSLQDFLS